GCCTCTTCCAGAGCCTTCCGGATACCTGGGCGATCAAGCAGCTGTTTCCCATCGTGCCGTTGGCGCGCCTCCTCGAACGACCGACGCGCGAGGCAACGATCGTGGACATCTCCTGCGACTCCGACGGCAAGATCGACCGTTTCATCGACCTCAAGGACGTGCGGCACACCCTGCCTATCCACGACCTCCGGCCCGGTGAGCCGTACTACCTGGGGGTCTTCCTCACCGGGGCGTACCAGGACGTCCTGGGCAGCACGCACAACCTCTTCGGTCGGGTCCTCGAGGCCCACGTGCGCGTGGAGGAGCACGGGTTCGTCGTGGAGCGCGTGGTGGGGGGAGAGAAGGCCCGGCGGGTCATCGAGAAGATGGGGTACGAGACCGAGGACCTCACCCGCGCGATGGCGGCGGTCCTCGAGGAAGCGGACGGGCTGAGCCCGGAGGAGAAGCGGGAGTTCCTCGAGCGCTACCGGAACGAGCTCGTGGGGTACACGTACCTGGAGGACTGAGCGTAATACAAGCGCGCGCCGCGGGCCCGGGGCCCGCGGCGCGCGGTCTAGATGGGGGTTAGAGCCCGGCTTCTTGCCGCAGGGCCTCGACCCGGTCCGTGGCCTCCCAGGGGAAGCCGGTGCGCCCAAAGTGCCCGTAAGCGGAGGTGGGGGTGTAGATGGGGCGCAGGAGGTCGAGCTGCTCGATGATAGCCTGCGGGCGCGGGTCGAACACCTTGCGAGCGATCTCGGCGATCTTTTCGTCGGGGAGCACGCCGGTGCCGAAGGTCTCCACCCGCAGCCCGACCGGGCGGGCCTTGCCGATCGCGTACGCGAGCTCCACCAGAGCGCGTTTCGCGAGGCCGGCGGCCACGATGTTCTTCGCCATGTACCGCGCGTAGTAGCTCGCGGAACGGTCCACCTTGGTGGGGTCCTTGCCGCTGAACGCGCCGCCCCCGTGCGGGACCGCGCCGCCGTAGGTGTCCACGATGACCTTACGGCCGGTGAGGCCGGTGTCGCCGTGCGGGCCGCCGATCACGAACTTGCCCGAGGGGTTGATCAGGTACTCGGTCTCCTCGGATAGGTACTCCTCCGGAATCGCGCGGCGCACCACCCGCTGGATCACGTCCTCCCGGATCTGGTCTTGCTCCATCTCGGGAGAGTGCTGGGTGGAGATGACCACGGTCTTGACGTACAGCGGCTTTTCCCCATCGTAGACCACGGTGACCTGCGACTTTCCGTCCGGGCGGAGGTACTCGAGCTCACCGGTCTTGCGGGCCTCGGCCAGCCGCATGGTGAGCTTGTGGGCCAACATGATCGGGAGGGGCATCAGCTCGGGGGTTTCGTCGGTCGCGTAACCGAACATCAACCCCTGGTCACCGGCGCCCACCCGGTCCAACGGGTCCGTGGATTTAAGCACGCGCACCTCGTACGACTCGTTGACGCCCCCCGCGATGTCCGGGGACTGCTCGTCGATCGCGGTGAGGACGGCGCAGGTGTCCCCGTCAAAACCGAACTTCGCGCGGGTGTATCCCACGTCCTTGATCGTCTTGCGCACCAGGCCGGGGATGTCCACGTACCCTTCGGTGGTGATCTCCCCGGCGACGAAGACAAGGCCCGTGGTGACGAGCGTCTCGCAGGCCACGCGGGCCTTGGGGTCCTGCGCGATGAGCGCGTCCAGGATCGCGTCGGAGATACGGTCCGCGAGCTTGTCCGGGTGTCCTTCCGTAACCGACTCAGAGGTGACCAGTCGCAGCAATTCCCTACCCTCCTTCAAAGAGGCATGCCGGCAAGCCGGCTGGATGCTCAGTATAGCACTCCTAGGAGCCCTGCAGGATGAACCGGCTCCGGAATCCGGAGGTGTGGCGCCCGTTGCGGCGTACGAGGAGCGGGTTGTGTATACTGGCGACAGTGCTGAAGCTAGGACTGGTTCTAATCGGGGCGGCCTTGTGGGCGCTGCCCCCCGCGCTATGGCCGGGCCTGGCCCTGGGGGTGGGGTTGTACCTCCTCCTGCGCCGCACCCACCTGCACGGCGCCTTCCTCTGGTTCGCGGGGGTAGCGGGCCTGTACCTCTTCGTCGGGGTTGAGCTCGAGCGCGCGGCCTTGCAGCAAGCGGCCGTGGCGTGGGGGAAGCTCACCCTGGTGCTTTGGGCGCTCGGATTGAGCCTCTCCGCGATGCGCGCCGGTTCGCTCCGCGCCGTGGCCTGGTTGAGCCCCCTGCTGCTGCTCCGGCCGGACGGGGGGATGCTGGCCTGGCTTCTCCTCGCGCACGTGGTCTGGATCATGGAGCGTGCCCGGGAACAAGCACGGTCACGCGGCGCGACCTGGCGAACGAACCGCTCCGCCCTTGGGGTGGCCGCGGCCAGCGTGGCGCTGGTGCTGCTCGGCCTTGTAGGGGGGCGTTTCGAGATCGCAGGCCCCATTGAGGCGGCCCCTGCGGTTCACGAAGACGCGCCGGCTGCGCCATCGGCGGTTTGGGAGGGCACAGGGCGCGCGCCGGCCGGGGGTGGGGGGCGCGCGTGGGTCGTGGAGGAAGCCCCCTCACCAGTGACCGCCCTGGCTCGAGCGGCCTTCCCGGGGATCGTGGCGGCCGCGCTGGGGGGGATCGTCCTCTTCTTCGTGGGGCTTGGGGCGGCCTTCCTTGGCGCGCGCGCAATCCGGACCCCCTTTAAGGGCGTGCACCTGGCCTCCCTACTCGCGGTGGCCTGGACCTTCGGGATGCTCCTCCTCTGGTTCGCCCTTCTTCAGGAAGGGCAAGGTACGGCCGGTGGGGGGAGCCTACCCGCACCCGCGGGGAGCCCAGGGCCCGGCACGGCTCCTGGCGCGGTTGTGCCGAGCCCGGTACCGCCCGCGTTGCGCGACGGGCTCGCGGGCCTTGGCTTGCTGGGCGCATTTGTGGTCCTGGGAGGGGTCCTGGCCGCCTTGGGCGTTCTTGCGCTCGTGTGGCGCGGTGCGGCTGGGCGGCGTTCGGCCGTGGACCGGCCCGTCCCCGCGTCATCGCACCTAGCGGGCACGGTACCCGAGGAAGGGTACGCGGGACGCGTGCGGGAGGTGTACCGCCGCTTCCTCGAGCTCATGCGTTCCCACCAGCCCCGCCAGGACCACGAGACCCCCCGCGAGTACGCGGCGCGCGTGGGGCGAACCTACGCCGGCCTCGCGGCGCCGGTCGCCGAACTCACCCGCCTCTACGAGCCCGTGCGTTATGGGGGGCGTAGCCCAAGGTCGGACGCGGAACGGGCCGAGCGCCTGCTGCAGCGGATTCAAGCGTATTGGGCACGGGAGGAAGCATGATCCAATCCTGGTATGAACGGGTACGCCACAACGTGGCCAAGGTCATCGTGGGTAACGCCGAGCCCGTCCGGCTCATCCTGGGCGCGTTGCTCGCCGGGGGGCACGTGCTCATCGAGGACGTGCCCGGCACCGGGAAGACCACGCTCGCTCGAGCCGTCGCCCGCTCCCTCGGGCTGCCCTTCCGGCGCGTGCAGTTCACCCCGGACCTGCTGCCCTCGGACCTGACCGGCGTGAACGTGTACCGCGAGGGCCGGTTTCACTTTCAGCCCGGCCCCGTCTT
This region of Marinithermus hydrothermalis DSM 14884 genomic DNA includes:
- the metK gene encoding methionine adenosyltransferase: MRLVTSESVTEGHPDKLADRISDAILDALIAQDPKARVACETLVTTGLVFVAGEITTEGYVDIPGLVRKTIKDVGYTRAKFGFDGDTCAVLTAIDEQSPDIAGGVNESYEVRVLKSTDPLDRVGAGDQGLMFGYATDETPELMPLPIMLAHKLTMRLAEARKTGELEYLRPDGKSQVTVVYDGEKPLYVKTVVISTQHSPEMEQDQIREDVIQRVVRRAIPEEYLSEETEYLINPSGKFVIGGPHGDTGLTGRKVIVDTYGGAVPHGGGAFSGKDPTKVDRSASYYARYMAKNIVAAGLAKRALVELAYAIGKARPVGLRVETFGTGVLPDEKIAEIARKVFDPRPQAIIEQLDLLRPIYTPTSAYGHFGRTGFPWEATDRVEALRQEAGL
- a CDS encoding DUF4129 domain-containing protein, yielding MLKLGLVLIGAALWALPPALWPGLALGVGLYLLLRRTHLHGAFLWFAGVAGLYLFVGVELERAALQQAAVAWGKLTLVLWALGLSLSAMRAGSLRAVAWLSPLLLLRPDGGMLAWLLLAHVVWIMERAREQARSRGATWRTNRSALGVAAASVALVLLGLVGGRFEIAGPIEAAPAVHEDAPAAPSAVWEGTGRAPAGGGGRAWVVEEAPSPVTALARAAFPGIVAAALGGIVLFFVGLGAAFLGARAIRTPFKGVHLASLLAVAWTFGMLLLWFALLQEGQGTAGGGSLPAPAGSPGPGTAPGAVVPSPVPPALRDGLAGLGLLGAFVVLGGVLAALGVLALVWRGAAGRRSAVDRPVPASSHLAGTVPEEGYAGRVREVYRRFLELMRSHQPRQDHETPREYAARVGRTYAGLAAPVAELTRLYEPVRYGGRSPRSDAERAERLLQRIQAYWAREEA